The Anticarsia gemmatalis isolate Benzon Research Colony breed Stoneville strain chromosome 12, ilAntGemm2 primary, whole genome shotgun sequence genome segment gccagcgccacCGCGCAGTACGCCAGCGGCTGGTGAAGCGCCCTCACTCTCTCTCACCTCACCGCCACTACGCGCTACTAGTCAAcacatactattatttattatctgcgTTATTATGTAAGCTCAATAAAACGATTGTTATTcctaaaatatctttatcttttatttctacaaactaatacattaaacccattaatgtcctactactgggcaagggtctcctcccgtgaggagggaggggttaggctttgagtccaccacgctggtcaattgCAGGTTGGGGATTCTGCATACCTaaaagaactgttctaaagaactctcaggtatgccatgttggaacaagtgataaataataagtatttctaatatactcaaagcttcgaaaagtcattggtgtgttgccttggattcGAACTTGCAGCCACTTGCGTGGATGGTACCATGTTATGCCACTAGGCCTTTAACAGTTTACTACAATGAGTTTCATGACAACAGGCATAATTAGGTATAATGAATTCagtgagatttttttatttctcggGGAAGAtgtgacataaaaaaatgctgttcgttcgttcgtcgtatggttagtggtcaacctagtgtcaaagttgttcaagccgcccgagaggcctttgacatggcttaacgactgttatctaaatgacaacaaccgggaccgactttttacgtgccctccgaagcacggagacgcccagctcaaataccactatgcggtcacccatctatggaatgaccgcgccaggggttgcttaacccacagatcgtttaccgaccggtgagggcaactggctatgggcgcctcaaaaaaaaaatgctgtgaGTGGCAGTAACTCCTGCGTAGATTCTTTCAGCTAAATTAGACACAATTACAGAGTTAAAACAGAATAAATCCTTTAAAACTGATTTGCTTGCTGAGTTTGCTGTTACtccaaaagaaaaaaacacatcCGATCCGTCTTGTAGCGTTTGGTGTAAGTACATTCTTcggtttattgaaataatattataaagcagtaGATAGTGAATTGTGTTGAGTTTAACTATTTGAGTGAAAAATGACATCTGCTTACATTTTGGCTAAGAAGCCGACGTCTGTTTCTGAAGTGTGCGGTTTTAGGTTtgcatgtatatgttactgtaaaagcccgaactgtggtaaatccttagattttccggtaaaacttaagatttaccaactctgaatggtaaaagtccgaacaattattatatttcgaacttttatcactattcacttggtaaatcttaggatttacctcaagggcaggtaacttattttattttttaggtaatAGTCGCATAGTATTCGAATATCTGCAAGCCTTtgcatattaaaacaaaaatgtataaaaattgaCATGCTTTGTTCATAAAATAGATGTGCATTGCATTCAGTTTgaacaatataatacaaataataatacactaCATACTTACGTACGTGattcttaatataatatatgtataacctCTACATGTATCGATCTTGATTCTTGTCCCTGCCCGTCTGACtactaaataaaatcttttctctacacaaaaaaagaagGTTTTTGGGTAACTCACGAGCTCattaaaagaaacctaatgaaccgtgtactcatttgtgattcttgaagccaaagagattttattacaagttcatacatactataatgcgaagagaCTTTTTTTCCCGCCCTTATATAATTGCTTGTTATCTTTATCAGGTTGATAGGCACATCGAGCTACAAGCCAATAGTACTTAGAATTTTTAAGTTTCTTGTGGATTATTTCAGTCTTATAGGTTCTTCTATATGTTAAATCAATTCCAGGTTAAGGATgcattcaatttttttattaaattattatttgtctttGATTCTTCCGCTGTTAAAATTGTGGCACGTTTGAAGGTTTTGCGTTTGAATTAATATCATAGAGTTGGATCGTGAACAGAAACATTACAacgatttaatattatattttattgcacttAGGTCATAAcgcagataataaataataatatgtgttgaCTAGTAGCGCGTAGTGGCGGTGAGGTGAGAGAGAGTGAGGGCGCTTCACCAGCCGCTGGCGTACTGCGCGgtggcgctggcggcggcggcggagtaCAGCGGCGAGTACGCGGGAGCAGAGATGCGAGCAGCGAGCGGAGCCGCGAGCGGAGCAGAGTAAGTGACGGCAGGCGCGGACACCAGCTTCTTGACGGTGATGAGGCGCGGCTCGGAGACCACCTTGCGCACGTGCACCACCTGCGGCACGGACACCTCGCGCTGCACGTTCACCACCTTGTCCACGGCCACCACGCGAGTGGCGGGCGCCGAGTAGCTCACAGCCGGGGCCGAGTACGACACGCCGGCGGCGGGCGCCGCGTAGCTCACTGAGGGCGCCGCGTAGCCGATAGAGGGTGCCACGTAGCTCAGGGCGGGCGCGGCGTAGCTGATGGCGGGCGCGGAGTGAGTCAGGGCGGGAGCAGCGTAGCTGATGGAGGGCGCCGCGTAGCTGATGGCGGGCGCAGCGTGGGACAAGGCGGGAGCAGCGTAGCTGATGGAGGGCGCCGCGTAGCTGATGGCGGGCGCAGCGTGGGACAAGGCGGGAGCAGCGTAGCTGATGGAGGGCGCCGCGTAGCTGATGGCGGGCGCAGCGTGGGACAAGGCGGGAGCAGCGTAGCTGATGGAAGGAGCGGCGTAGCTGATGGTGGGCGGGCGGATCTGGTAGCTGACGGAGGGCGCGGAGTGGGTGTCTGGCAGCGCGTGCAGGAAGCCGCGCTTCTCGCGCACGttgcccgccgccgccgcgcccacGAGCGCGCACACGCACATCAAAGCCTGCCGACATGCACGTCGCACACGTTACACACTGTACATATACTAACTGTCGTACACAACACACATGTGCCAGGTACTCACCGAGACGTTCATGTTGCTGCGAGCTGGTGCTGATGATCACTGATGTCTGCTCTCATCATCGCTACACATATATAACAACACACGCCTAGGAGAAGGACCTTGCCCTACACTCAGCGCCTTTGATACATATGTATAACAATTTTTAAACCATATAGTATAACAATTTTTCCATAAATTATACCTGTGCGTGCATAATTTATGGAAAATTATAATTCTAGTCGCCAAATTGTATAATAGGCGTGAAGCCTCAACCAACAACACACGCAGCCCACGTAGGTAGTAGGTACTCTGCCACAAACACACATTATGTATTCAATGTTTAATAGTTAAATATGAAGGGACTGGTAGGTACAAACGAGTCatgaaactaaaatatgtacctatatctatgctccatatttgtttttaatgtcgGCACaccaaaaacaaataatgacaACTTATCAACTTTCAATAAATCAATAGCAACTGAACTTGTCAGAAGCTGAATCTGTTTTATTCATATCAAACACTTAAGTTAAGATACCAAGTGAACATGCGTGTATTCAAAATGttgtaacaaaagaaaaaagataataataagaAGCTTATAAATACGAAGTCAGTTTAGAAACTACACAACTGATTATGGCTCATACAGGCATTTGATTATTGTGGGAAGCGGACCCGCACAACTCTTAAACACCGACATCGCTTCGTCCGTCGCTTCAAGTTAATACTATCGTTGTAGAGCTACGTAGGTTTCTGCTACGCGCCGTCTACGCAGCAGCTTCACGTAGCCGTCACTCAATCCTTCATCCAGCTTAAGTTTTCTTTCTACGattgtaatttattcttaattaagtGACACATATTCGCATAACTAATAAACTCTGTAGTTTGAGTTTGGGCAAACGAACGTTagattgatataattttaatattttatgtatgtatgtagatgaaTTATGCACATAATGTTGGCGACGCGTGTAGGGCGAGGTGACGTTGCGACATCGTGCGTCGTGTGTGTTATATATGTGTAGCGATGATGAGAGCAGACATCAGTGATCATCAGCACCAGCTCGCAGCAACATGAACGTCTCGGTGAGTACCTGGCACATGTCGTTGTGTACGACAGTTAGTATATGTACAGTGTGTAACGTGTGCGACGTGCATGTCGGCAGGCTTTGATGTGCGTGTGCGCGCTCgtgggcgcggcggcggcgggcaccGTGCGCGAGAAGCGCGGCTTCCTGCACGCGCTGCCAGACACCCACTCCGCGCCCTCCGTCAGCTACGAGATCCGCCCGCCCACCATCAGCTACGCCGCTCCTTCCATCAGCTACGCTGCTCCCACCTTGTCCCACGCTGCGCCCGCCATCAGCTACGCGGCGCCCTCCATCAGCTACGCTGCTCCCGCCCTGACTCACTCCGCGCCCGCCATCAGCTACGCCGCGCCCGCCCTGAGCTACGTGGCACCCTCTATCGGCTACGCGGCGCCCTCAGTGAGCTACGCGGCGCCCGCCGCCGGCGTGTCGTACTCGGCCCCGGCTGTGAGCTACTCGGCGCCCGCCACTCGCGTGGTGGCCGTGGACAAGGTGGTGAACGTGCAGCGCGAGGTGTCCGTGCCGCAGGTGGTGCACGTGCGCAAGGTGGTCTCCGAGCCGCGCCTCATCACCGTCAAGAAGCTGGTGTCCGCGCCTGCCGTCACTTACTCTGCTCCGCTCGCGGCTCCGCTCGCTGCTCGCATCTCTGCTCCCGCGTACTCGCCGCTGtactccgccgccgccgccagcgccacCGCGCAGTACGCCAGCGGCTGGTGAAGCGCCCTCACTCTCTCTCACCTCACCGCCACTACGCGCTACTAGtcaacacatattattatttattatctgcgTTATGACCTaagtgcaataaaatataatattaaatcgtTGTAATGTTTCTGTTCACGATCCAACTCTATGATATTAATTCAAACGCAAAACCTTCAAACGTGCCACAATTTTAACAGCGGAAGAATCaaagacaaataataatttaataaaaaaattgaatgcATCCTTAACCTGGAATTGATTTAACATATAGAAGAACCTATAAGACTGAAATAATCCACAAGAAACTTAAAAATTCTAAGTACTATTGGCTTGTAGCTCGATGTGCCTATCAACCTGATAAAGATAACAAGCAATTATATAAGGGCGGGAAAAAAAGtctcttcgcattatagtatgtatgaacttgtaataaaatctctttggcttcaagaatcacaaatgagtacacggttcattaggtttcttttaatGAGCTCGTGAGTTACCCAAAAACcttctttttttgtgtagagaaaagattttatttagtaGTCAGACGGGCAGGGACAAGAATCAAGATCGATACATGTAGaggttatacatatattatattaagaatCACGTACGTAAGTATGtagtgtattattatttgtattatattgttcAAACTGAATGCAATGCACATCTATTTTATGAACAAAGCATGtcaatttttatacatttttgttttaatgtgcAAAGGCTTGCAGATATTCGAATACTATACGACTATtgcctaaaaaataaaataagtcgtatattatgtaagtattttcaaaattttatctaattcTTATCAGGTACATTCATTAGAAGGTTGCCTGAAAGTTGCACTTAATTGATTTATCtgatttataaattttatcagattttcaaacacaGAAAGAAAAAGATGACAATAAAATCaagcacaataaaataaactattgtaGTGTCAGTGTTAAGGCAGGCTAATTAGGTTACCTGCTAAGTGAATAGTGATAAAAGCtcgaaatataataattgttcggacttttaccattcaGAGTTGGTAAATcataggttttaccggaaaatctaaGGATGCAAACCTAAAACCGCACACTTCAGAAACAGACGTCGGCTTCTTGGCCAACATAAAAACAGATGTCATTTTTCACTCAAATAGTTAAACTCAACACAATTCACTATCTActgcttcataatattatttcaataaaccgAAGAATGTACTTACACCAAACGCTACAAGATGGATCgaatgtgtttttttcttttggaGTAACAGCAAACTCAGCAagcaaaacagttttaaaggatttattctgtttttaacTCTGTAATTGTGTCTAATTTAGCTGAAAGAATCTACGCAGGTGTTACTGCCACTtacagcatttttttatgtgacATCTTCCgcgagaaataaaaaaatctcactGAATTCATTATACCTAATTATGCCTGTTGTCATGAAACTCATTGTAGTAAACTGTTAAAAGCCTAGTGGCATAACATGGTACCATCCACGCAAGTGGCTGCaagttcgaacccaaggcaacaaacacaccaatgacttttcgaagctatgtgtgtattagaaatgcttaattatcacttgttccaacggtgaaggaaaatatcgttatgcaaccttgcatgcctgaaagttctttagaacagttcttttAGGTATGCAGAATCCCCAACCTGcaattgaccagcgtggtggactcaaagcctaacccctccctcctcacgggaggagacccttgcccagtagtaggacattaatgggttgaaTGTATTagtttgtagaaataaaaagataaaggTATTTTAGGAATAACAATCGTTTTATTGAGCTTACATAATAacgtatataataaataatagtatgtgTTGACTAGTAGCGCGTAGTGGCGGTGAGGTGAGAGAGAGTGAGGGCGCTTCACCAGCCGCTGGCGTACTGCGCGgtggcgctggcggcggcggcggagtaCAGCGGCGAGTACGCGGGAGCAGAGATGCGAGCAGCGAGCGGAGCCGCGAGCGGAGCAGAGTAAGTGACGGCAGGCGCGGACACCAGCTTCTTGACGGTGATGAGGCGCGGCTCGGAGACCACCTTGCGCACGTGCACCACCTGCGGCACGGACACCTCGCGCTGCACGTTCACCACCTTGTCCACGGCCACCACGCGAGTGGCGGGCGCCGAGTAGCTCACAGCCGGGGCCGAGTACGACACGCCGGCGGCGGGCGCCGCGTAGCTCACTGAGGGCGCCGCGTAGCCGATAGAGGGCGCCACGTAGCTCAGGGCGGGCGCAGCGTAGCTGATGGCGGGCGCGGAGTGAGTCAGGGCGGGCGCAGCGTAGCTGATGGAGGGCGCCGCGTAGCTGATGGCGGGCGCAGCGTGGGACAAGGCGGGAGCAGCGTAGCTGATGGAGGGCGCCGCGTAGCTGATGGCGGGCGCAGCGTGGGACAAGGCGGGCGCAGCGTAGCTGATGGAGGGCGCCGCGTAGCTGATGGCGGGCGCGGAGTGAGTCAGGGCGGGCGCAGCGTAGCTGATGGAGGGCGCCGCGTAGCTGATGGCGGACGCGGAGTGAGACAGGGCGGGAGCGGCGTAGCTGATGGTGGGCGGGCGGATCTCGTAGCTGACGGAGGGCGCGGAGTGGGTGTCTGGCAGCGCGTGCAGGAAGCCGCGCTTCTCGCGCACggtgcccgccgccgccgcgcccacGAGCGCGCACACGCACATCAAAGCCTGCCGACATGCACATCGCACACGTTACACACTGTACATATACTAACTGTCGCACACAACACACGTGTGCCAGGTACTCACCGAGACGTTCATGTTGCTGCGAGCTGGTGCTGATGATCACTGATGTCTGCTCTCATCATCGCTACACATGTATATCAACACACGCCTAGGAGAAGGACCTTGCCCTACACTCAGCGCCTTTGATACATATTCAACGTATAACTAGAATATATGTATAACTTgacatgttttatgtaaaagttaATGATCAAAATTCAAAGGCCTCTAGCACTAATTGGGATGAATTCTGGTTATTTTTGAACAGTATCTCATTAATTCATAGGCAATTTTTATCAACATACGAAGTAGATATGCTTTTAAATAGTGAAATGAGTGAAATTTAACACGATATATGCTTTGGCTCTATgcatttaattttcttcatcattatttctcttaaataaattaaataaactcaCACCATAACTGTCACTCTTGAATCTTATTAGGAACTGTAGAAAGTTTTGAAACTTATTGTTGTGTTAACTTGAACGGCTTAATCATAACTGAAAGTAAGTACTATTTAGGGTTcaacccaaagggtaaaacgggaccctggTACTacgcctccgctgtctgtcggTCTGTATCCAAGCTATATCTCATAAACCGCGATGGCTAGAAAGCTGAattttttcacaaatgatgtcaTTCCGCTGCAGCTATCGAATctttcgtgcgcgagtccgactcgctcTTGGccggtatttttatttttttactgaactATACCTCTGGCCTTACTGGGCTAGTTTTTGCTACGGATCTACGGAATTTGATAAGTTGTTGGTATATAATACAAGTGGTCATAAAACTCGTTTATGACCACTTGTTAAGAACTCAAGAGGAACCCTAGACTTCAACATAATGATATGACTAGTTATATAGTTTGCCTCAGTTCTCGTCTGTCTTTAAAACTCTTcttcaaaaagacaactctcgtaCTCTCTCGggtatttacaaacatacaaacaacgagaGTACAACCacacctgaaacaactatttgctattagcaaaaattattaattgcttCGTGTGGAAATCGATCCTACGACCTCttaacgcaatggtagcgacacAGCGTTACGTTACGAAAGTTACGCgaatatgaaattttgcacacTTAAAGTTTATGTGTAAGAGGAGTGGTGAaccgtaatatatttttaaataatattaatataaagtacattatgtaattcaatcaacaaaacattacacacactaCCATGCATTTGACATTTGTCTATATACATTGAGCGCTGACGTAGACGTATCGTTTTATATGATTAATGAGGGCTTACTGTTGGtcagacatttttatattaaataacttataatttaaatttattttagtcgaATTTTGACTACTGGGCGCCCAGTAgtatgtattaatatattatgtgagtTATGCACATAATGTATGGCGACGCGTGTAGGGCGAGGTGACGTTGCGACATCACGCGTCGTGCGTGTTATATATGTGTAGCGATGATGAGAGCAGACATCAGTGATCATCAGCACCAGCTCGCAGCAACATGAACGTCTCGGTGAGTACCTGGCACATGTCGTTGTGTACGACAGTTAGTATATGTACAGTGTGTAACGTGTGCGACGTGCATGTCGGCAGGCTTTGATGTGCGTGTGCGCGCTCgtgggcgcggcggcggcgggcaccGTGCGCGAGAAGCGCGGCTTCCTGCACGCGCTGCCAGACACCCACTCCGCGCCCTCCGTCAGCTACGAGATCCGCCCGCCCACCATCAGCTACGCCGCTCCTTCCATCAGCTACGCTGCTCCCGCCTTGTCCCACGCTGCGCCCGCCATCAGCTACGCGGCGCCCTCCATCAGCTACGCTGCTCCCGCCCTGACTCACTCCGCGCCCGCCATCAGCTACGCCGCGCCCGCCCTGAGCTACGTGGCACCCTCTATCGGCTACGCGGCGCCCTCAGTGAGCTACGCGGCGCCCGCCGCCGGCGTGTCGTACTCGGCCCCGGCTGTGAGCTACTCGGCGCCCGCCACTCGCGTGGTGGCCGTGGACAAGGTGGTGAACGTGCAGCGCGAGGTGTCCGTGCCGCAGGTGGTGCACGTGCGCAAAGTGGTCTCCGAGCCGCGCCTCATCACCGTCAAGAAGCTGGTGTCCGCGCCTGCCGTCACTTACTCTGCTCCGCTCGCGGCTCCGCTCGCTGCTCGCATCTCTGCTCCCGCGTACTCGCCGCTGtactccgccgccgccgccagcgccacCGCGCAGTACGCCAGCGGCTGGTGAAGCGCCCTCACTCTCTCTCACCTCACCGCCACTACGCGCTACTAGTCAACACatacttactattatttattatctgcgTTATGACCTTagtacaataaaatgtatttaaatctaTCTCATGTTTTTGTTTCGAAACTAACCCCATACTAATTAACCAAGTAAGTACTTGATTGATGATAAACTCCATAAACTactttcaaatcaaatcaaatcaaatcatttattcatatatgtagttcaaatgctgacacttatgatagtcaatgatacagagagtgaatttaccgccagttcggaaggtagggccaatgagaagagctggcaagaaactctttGACAATTTCTTTGACGGAGACTGGTACTGGTATAAAGGTTACCTTAAAATACGATTTTTCTAAACccttactgtcccacagctgcGTAAAGGTCCCGTCCCGAATTGAGGCAAGGGTTAGACCGTGAGCCAACAACAGGGACTATGTTATCCACGTACGCAGTTAACAACGGTAAATAACTTCGATAC includes the following:
- the LOC142977071 gene encoding uncharacterized protein LOC142977071, coding for MCVCALVGAAAAGNVREKRGFLHALPDTHSAPSVSYQIRPPTISYAAPSISYAAPALSHAAPAISYAAPSISYAAPALSHAAPAISYAAPSISYAAPALSHAAPAISYAAPSISYAAPALTHSAPAISYAAPALSYVAPSIGYAAPSVSYAAPAAGVSYSAPAVSYSAPATRVVAVDKVVNVQREVSVPQVVHVRKVVSEPRLITVKKLVSAPAVTYSAPLAAPLAARISAPAYSPLYSAAAASATAQYASGW
- the LOC142977359 gene encoding uncharacterized protein LOC142977359 is translated as PPTISYAAPSISYAAPTLSHAAPAISYAAPSISYAAPALTHSAPAISYAAPALSYVAPSIGYAAPSVSYAAPAAGVSYSAPAVSYSAPATRVVAVDKVVNVQREVSVPQVVHVRKVVSEPRLITVKKLVSAPAVTYSAPLAAPLAARISAPAYSPLYSAAAASATAQYASGW